One Nitrospirota bacterium DNA segment encodes these proteins:
- the dprA gene encoding DNA-processing protein DprA: MDLASLWPWFALRAVQEIGDAEVCGLVRTFGSPGAAMGASVDELVSSGGLSPSAARAVRRGPDDETRRSLDRELKRLERMRVALVTFLDPLYPRRLAMIPDPPPFLYVTGTLDQRDQQAVAIVGARRATEAGKLVTEELGRALASAGLTIVSGMARGIDAAAHRGALNAGGRTVAVLGCGIDRTYPPEHEGLRRQIEASGAVLTELPVGAYPHGYHFPRRNRIISGMSLGVVVAEAELQSGSLITARLAAEQGREVFAVPGSVRSANSRGPHGLIKQGANLVEQAGDVIEELLPQLDDSFRERLRTSNLAATQPGPKLEEREAALCTTLSVEPMHIDEVIARTGLPAADVNGLLLGLELKGLVRQLPGPSYIRV, translated from the coding sequence ATGGACCTCGCGTCGCTGTGGCCGTGGTTTGCCCTGCGAGCCGTGCAGGAGATCGGCGATGCGGAGGTATGCGGCCTGGTTCGGACTTTCGGCTCGCCCGGGGCGGCCATGGGCGCGTCGGTGGACGAACTGGTCTCGTCCGGCGGCTTGAGTCCGTCGGCGGCGCGGGCCGTCCGGCGGGGGCCGGATGACGAGACCCGGCGGTCCCTCGACCGGGAGCTGAAGCGGCTGGAGCGGATGCGGGTGGCTCTAGTCACCTTCCTGGATCCGCTCTATCCCCGTCGGTTGGCCATGATTCCGGACCCGCCCCCGTTCCTGTACGTGACCGGGACGCTGGATCAGCGGGACCAGCAGGCCGTCGCGATCGTGGGTGCCAGGCGGGCGACCGAAGCCGGCAAGCTGGTGACCGAGGAGCTCGGCCGGGCTCTGGCGTCGGCCGGCTTGACGATCGTCAGCGGCATGGCCAGGGGGATCGACGCCGCCGCTCACCGCGGGGCGCTGAACGCGGGCGGGAGGACCGTGGCGGTCCTAGGCTGCGGGATCGACCGGACCTATCCGCCGGAGCACGAGGGGCTCCGCCGGCAGATCGAGGCGTCCGGCGCCGTGCTGACCGAGCTACCCGTGGGCGCTTATCCGCACGGCTACCATTTCCCGCGCCGCAACCGCATCATCAGCGGGATGTCGCTCGGGGTCGTGGTCGCCGAGGCAGAACTCCAGAGCGGGTCCCTCATCACCGCCCGGCTGGCGGCCGAGCAGGGACGCGAGGTCTTCGCCGTGCCTGGCTCGGTCAGGTCCGCCAACAGCCGGGGTCCGCACGGGCTCATCAAGCAGGGGGCGAATCTCGTCGAACAGGCGGGCGACGTGATCGAAGAACTGTTGCCGCAGCTCGACGATTCCTTCCGGGAACGGCTGCGGACCAGCAATCTTGCGGCGACCCAGCCGGGCCCCAAATTGGAGGAACGGGAAGCGGCCCTCTGCACGACGCTGTCCGTGGAGCCGATGCACATCGACGAGGTGATCGCCAGGACCGGGCTGCCCGCTGCGGACGTCAACGGCCTGCTCTTGGGGCTGGAATTGAAAGGGCTCGTGCGTCAACTGCCGGGACCCTCCTACATTCGGGTATAA
- the rodA gene encoding rod shape-determining protein RodA: MIDRVLDSRRLDSFDWQFLGVIGAILVIGVLSIYSVTYAQAGTGLPLYAKQMVWILIGCAVFLAMLMVDYHEIARWSYVLYAVMLLLLAVVLVAGKTSRGAQRWIPLGPFAFQPSEFAKLVLILVLATYYANAPREGWLQRVVLPGLIMMPGLLLILKQPDLGSGLSFLSIYTGMLLVVGMRSKALGVLLLGALMLFPFAWEMVWGALHDYQRERIMTFVDPAYDTGGKGYHGLQSRIAIGSGELLGKGLYGGTQSQLKFLPEGHTDFVFAVFAEEWGFLGGLVFLGLFVALIMLSLEIALKAKDALGALLASGVIAMIGFCFVVNIGMTAGLLPIVGIPLPLMSYGGSAVVTTMAALGLLLNIKRRRLTLFY, from the coding sequence ATGATCGATCGGGTTCTGGACAGCCGCAGGCTGGACAGCTTCGACTGGCAGTTCCTCGGGGTGATCGGCGCGATCCTCGTGATCGGGGTCCTGTCCATCTACAGCGTCACGTATGCGCAGGCGGGCACGGGGCTTCCGCTGTACGCCAAGCAGATGGTCTGGATCCTGATCGGCTGCGCGGTCTTCCTGGCCATGCTCATGGTGGACTATCACGAGATCGCCCGCTGGTCTTACGTCCTGTACGCGGTGATGCTCCTCCTGCTGGCCGTGGTCCTCGTGGCCGGCAAGACCAGCCGAGGCGCGCAGCGGTGGATTCCGCTCGGGCCGTTCGCGTTCCAGCCGTCCGAGTTCGCGAAGCTGGTCCTGATCCTGGTGCTGGCGACCTATTACGCCAACGCGCCGCGCGAGGGCTGGCTGCAGCGGGTGGTCCTGCCCGGGCTGATCATGATGCCCGGCCTGCTCCTGATCCTGAAGCAGCCGGACCTCGGCAGCGGCCTCAGCTTCCTGTCCATCTACACCGGGATGCTGCTGGTGGTCGGCATGCGATCCAAAGCGCTCGGGGTGCTGCTGCTCGGGGCGCTGATGCTGTTTCCATTTGCCTGGGAGATGGTCTGGGGGGCGCTGCACGACTACCAGCGCGAGCGGATCATGACGTTCGTGGATCCGGCTTACGACACGGGCGGGAAGGGGTACCACGGGCTCCAGTCGCGGATCGCAATCGGCTCAGGCGAGTTGCTGGGCAAGGGCCTCTACGGCGGGACTCAGAGCCAGCTCAAGTTCCTGCCCGAGGGGCACACGGATTTCGTCTTCGCGGTCTTCGCGGAGGAATGGGGATTCCTGGGAGGGCTGGTGTTCCTGGGTCTGTTCGTAGCGCTGATCATGCTGTCGCTGGAGATCGCTCTGAAAGCCAAGGACGCGTTGGGAGCGCTCCTGGCGTCCGGCGTGATCGCCATGATCGGCTTTTGTTTCGTCGTGAACATCGGGATGACCGCTGGCCTGCTGCCGATCGTCGGCATTCCGCTCCCCCTGATGAGTTACGGGGGGAGCGCGGTGGTGACGACGATGGCCGCCCTGGGCCTGCTGCTCAACATCAAGCGCCGGCGGTTGACGTTGTTTTATTGA
- the topA gene encoding type I DNA topoisomerase, producing the protein MAKSLIIVESPAKARTITKYVGRGYTVMASVGHVKDLPTSKLGVDLDRDFAPQYVTIKGKAKVLAEIKKKAVEAEKVFLAPDPDREGEAIAWHIAQEINGKAPAGKAKGKGPTVYRVLFNEITESAIKRALQSPGQIDMNLVNAQQARRVLDRIVGYQGSQLLWKKVRRGLSMGRVQSVAVKLICDREKEREAFRPEEYWSITATLAGAAPPPFEAKLHSINGQEAVVSSADEANRIVSAVQERDFVVQSVERKEKRRNPVAPFITSRLQQEAARKLRFTPKKTMMLAQQLYEGLEIGKEGPVGLITYMRTDSTRIASEAAAEARDLVRERFGPNYLPASPNVYKTQKGAQEAHEAIRPTSAHRDPESIKQYLDRDQYQLYKLVWNRFVASQMAPAILEVTRVDCAPEGTQDRYLFRANGTVVKFQGHLAVYQEGKDGDLAAQSRKADQEAEDEAERQLPPLTEGERLRLVVREGQPVPGLMPKQHFTQPPPRYNEALLIRELEEKGIGRPSTYATIISTIQERKYVEKVEGRFVPTETGRTVNDFLVKGFPDILNTDFTSLMEKELDEVEEGEKPWVAAVRDFYNPFTRDIDKAQGIPGPKDTVEPPTNIPCEKCGRMMEIKWGRNGKFLACPGYKEDPPCKNTQNFERLPDGTIKVVARQEITTDEKCEKCGSPMVIKTGRFGKFLACSAYPACKTTKPLPIGVKCPMDGGDLTQKRSKKGRTFYACANYPKCEFAIWDRPVNKPCPNCRAPFLVEKVSRQAGVTVQCRNEDCGYKEAG; encoded by the coding sequence ATGGCCAAGTCGCTGATCATCGTCGAGTCGCCGGCCAAAGCCCGGACCATCACCAAGTACGTGGGACGGGGTTATACGGTGATGGCGTCCGTCGGTCACGTGAAGGATCTGCCGACCAGCAAGCTGGGCGTGGATCTCGATCGGGACTTCGCGCCGCAGTACGTGACCATCAAGGGCAAGGCCAAGGTGCTGGCGGAAATCAAGAAGAAGGCGGTCGAGGCGGAGAAGGTTTTTCTGGCCCCGGACCCGGACCGGGAGGGGGAGGCGATCGCCTGGCACATCGCCCAGGAGATCAACGGGAAGGCCCCTGCCGGCAAGGCCAAGGGGAAAGGGCCCACGGTCTACCGCGTGCTCTTCAACGAGATCACGGAGTCGGCGATCAAGCGGGCGCTGCAATCCCCCGGCCAGATCGACATGAACCTCGTCAACGCGCAGCAGGCGCGGCGCGTCCTGGACCGCATCGTGGGCTACCAGGGCAGCCAGTTGCTCTGGAAGAAGGTGCGGCGGGGCCTCAGCATGGGCCGGGTCCAGTCGGTGGCCGTCAAGCTGATCTGCGACCGCGAGAAGGAGCGGGAGGCGTTCCGTCCGGAGGAGTACTGGTCCATCACGGCGACGCTGGCCGGCGCGGCCCCCCCGCCGTTCGAAGCCAAGCTGCACAGCATCAACGGACAGGAGGCTGTCGTCTCCTCGGCCGACGAAGCCAACCGGATCGTCTCGGCGGTGCAGGAACGAGACTTCGTCGTCCAGTCCGTCGAGCGGAAGGAGAAGCGCCGCAACCCGGTGGCGCCCTTCATCACCAGCCGGCTTCAGCAGGAGGCGGCGCGCAAGCTGCGCTTCACGCCCAAGAAGACCATGATGCTGGCCCAGCAGCTCTACGAAGGGTTGGAGATCGGCAAGGAGGGCCCGGTCGGGCTCATCACCTACATGCGAACCGACTCGACGCGCATCGCGAGCGAGGCGGCGGCGGAGGCCCGGGACCTCGTCCGCGAACGGTTCGGCCCGAACTATCTGCCGGCCAGCCCCAACGTCTACAAGACCCAGAAGGGCGCGCAGGAGGCCCACGAGGCCATCAGGCCGACTTCGGCCCACCGCGATCCCGAATCGATCAAACAATATCTGGATCGGGATCAGTACCAGCTCTACAAGCTGGTCTGGAACCGCTTCGTCGCCTCGCAAATGGCGCCGGCGATCCTGGAGGTCACCCGCGTCGACTGCGCGCCCGAAGGGACGCAAGACCGGTACCTGTTCCGGGCGAACGGGACCGTCGTCAAATTCCAGGGGCACTTGGCCGTGTACCAAGAGGGCAAGGATGGGGACCTGGCCGCCCAGAGCCGCAAGGCCGACCAGGAGGCTGAAGACGAGGCGGAGCGACAACTGCCTCCCCTGACCGAGGGCGAGCGGTTGAGGCTGGTGGTCAGGGAAGGGCAGCCGGTGCCCGGCCTCATGCCCAAGCAGCATTTTACCCAGCCGCCGCCGCGCTACAACGAGGCCCTGCTGATCCGGGAGCTGGAGGAGAAGGGGATCGGCCGGCCGTCCACCTATGCGACGATCATCTCCACGATCCAGGAACGGAAGTACGTCGAGAAGGTCGAAGGCCGGTTCGTGCCCACGGAGACCGGTCGGACGGTGAACGACTTCCTCGTGAAGGGGTTCCCGGACATCCTGAACACGGACTTCACCTCCCTGATGGAAAAGGAGCTGGACGAGGTCGAGGAGGGGGAGAAGCCATGGGTGGCCGCGGTCCGGGACTTCTACAACCCGTTCACCAGGGACATCGACAAGGCCCAAGGGATTCCCGGCCCCAAGGACACGGTGGAGCCGCCGACGAACATCCCGTGCGAAAAGTGCGGGCGCATGATGGAGATCAAGTGGGGCCGGAACGGGAAGTTCCTGGCCTGTCCGGGCTACAAGGAAGATCCGCCCTGCAAGAACACCCAGAACTTCGAGCGGCTGCCGGATGGGACCATCAAGGTTGTCGCCAGACAGGAGATCACCACCGACGAGAAGTGCGAGAAGTGCGGCTCCCCGATGGTCATCAAGACGGGGCGGTTCGGCAAATTCCTCGCCTGCTCGGCCTACCCGGCCTGCAAGACCACCAAACCCCTGCCGATCGGCGTGAAGTGTCCGATGGACGGGGGTGACCTGACGCAGAAGCGCAGCAAGAAGGGACGCACCTTCTATGCCTGTGCCAACTATCCCAAGTGCGAATTTGCGATCTGGGACCGGCCGGTCAACAAGCCCTGCCCCAATTGCCGGGCGCCGTTCCTGGTCGAAAAGGTG
- a CDS encoding Rne/Rng family ribonuclease produces the protein MGLEIAISVTREETRAAVLDNRVLTDLYVDRAKNKDFVGNVYKGRVVKVLPGMQAAFVDIGMEKAAFMHVSDLSFDIEANDTLMDSEEDDKGPEMPRPRRQTGKPIEQLLEEGQEVTVQISKGPIGTKGPRVTTYVSLPGRFLVFMPNVEHIGVSRRIPKDEERARLKEIMKRIRKPGCGYIVRTVSEGVKEEELRSDVEFLDCLWQDLLKKREQQGAPSLLHSDLTLTFRVVRDLFTKKVDRLLIDSRREYEAVKDFVHRFMPEQTSRIHYYDKEESLFDHLGIEMEITRALSRKVWLKSGGYIVVDHTEAMTVVDVNTGRYVGKRDQEETILKNNLEAVKEIAYQIRLRGIGGIIIIDFIDMEREKNRERVYQALVDAMAGDKARTRISRVSDLGLIEISRERVREDLLRTMSEPCRYCEGRGYTKSPSTVAYEVFREIRRIGRGPDEQKIVVGVHPAVSDLLYDEERQGLDDLEREYHVKVLVKPDPLLHLEQYDIAVL, from the coding sequence ATGGGGCTCGAAATTGCGATTTCGGTGACTCGGGAAGAAACCCGGGCGGCGGTCCTGGACAACCGCGTGCTCACCGATCTGTACGTGGACCGCGCCAAGAACAAGGACTTCGTCGGCAACGTCTACAAGGGGCGGGTCGTGAAGGTCCTGCCGGGCATGCAGGCGGCGTTCGTGGACATCGGGATGGAAAAGGCCGCCTTCATGCACGTCTCGGATTTGTCGTTCGACATCGAGGCGAACGACACCTTGATGGACAGCGAGGAGGATGACAAGGGGCCCGAGATGCCGAGGCCCCGCAGGCAGACGGGCAAGCCGATCGAGCAACTGCTGGAAGAAGGCCAGGAGGTAACGGTGCAGATCTCCAAGGGGCCGATCGGCACCAAGGGCCCGCGGGTCACGACCTACGTCTCGCTGCCGGGTCGGTTCCTCGTCTTCATGCCGAACGTGGAGCACATCGGCGTGTCGCGCCGGATTCCCAAGGACGAGGAGCGGGCCAGGCTGAAGGAGATCATGAAGCGGATCCGCAAGCCTGGTTGCGGGTACATCGTCCGCACCGTGAGCGAAGGCGTGAAGGAGGAGGAATTGCGCTCGGACGTCGAGTTCCTGGACTGTCTGTGGCAGGACCTGCTCAAGAAGCGGGAGCAGCAAGGCGCCCCCAGCCTCCTGCACAGCGACCTGACCCTGACCTTCCGGGTCGTCCGCGACCTCTTCACCAAGAAGGTGGACCGGCTGCTCATCGACTCGCGTCGGGAGTACGAGGCCGTCAAGGATTTCGTCCATCGGTTCATGCCGGAGCAGACCTCCCGCATCCACTACTACGACAAGGAGGAAAGCCTGTTCGACCACCTGGGGATCGAGATGGAGATCACCCGCGCCCTCAGCCGAAAGGTCTGGCTCAAATCGGGCGGCTACATCGTGGTGGACCATACGGAGGCGATGACGGTCGTCGACGTGAACACGGGCCGGTACGTCGGCAAGCGGGATCAGGAGGAGACGATCCTGAAGAACAACCTGGAAGCGGTGAAGGAAATCGCGTACCAGATCCGTCTGCGCGGGATCGGCGGGATCATCATCATCGACTTCATCGACATGGAGCGGGAGAAGAACCGGGAGCGGGTCTACCAGGCGCTGGTGGACGCCATGGCCGGAGACAAGGCCAGGACGCGGATCTCCCGCGTCTCGGACCTGGGCCTCATCGAGATCTCCCGCGAGCGGGTCCGGGAGGACCTGTTGCGGACGATGTCGGAGCCCTGTCGCTACTGCGAAGGGCGGGGATACACGAAGTCACCGTCGACCGTGGCCTACGAGGTGTTCCGGGAGATCCGCCGGATCGGGCGGGGACCGGACGAGCAGAAGATCGTGGTCGGCGTCCACCCGGCCGTGTCGGACCTCTTGTACGACGAGGAACGGCAGGGGCTGGACGATCTGGAGCGGGAATATCACGTCAAAGTCCTCGTGAAGCCCGACCCGTTGCTTCACCTGGAACAGTACGACATCGCCGTCCTCTGA